A portion of the Calothrix sp. 336/3 genome contains these proteins:
- a CDS encoding SemiSWEET family sugar transporter has protein sequence MNLITIIGLLAGTFTTMAFIPQMVKTWKTKSAKDLSLIMLITLNVGTLLWLIYGIAINSLPVILANGFTLIFHIINLSLKIKYGKNFSKKHL, from the coding sequence ATGAATCTAATTACAATTATTGGTTTGTTAGCAGGAACTTTCACAACCATGGCATTTATCCCGCAAATGGTGAAAACATGGAAAACGAAATCAGCCAAAGATTTATCCTTAATCATGTTAATTACCTTAAATGTGGGGACTTTATTATGGCTAATCTACGGCATTGCCATTAATTCCTTACCAGTGATTCTTGCCAATGGATTTACATTAATTTTCCATATTATTAACCTATCCCTTAAAATTAAATATGGTAAGAACTTCTCCAAAAAACACCTGTGA
- a CDS encoding radical SAM protein has translation MTSSVFAAERILFTPTTPEPDAIPLIFAFPNEYSVGITSLGYQIVWATFALRDDVQVSRLFTDIHEQLPRHPEIVGFSVSWELDYVNILNLLEFLNIPLRSQERSQHHPIIFGGGPVLTANPEPFADFFDVILLGDGENLLSEFITRFQEVRGAERQTKLQALAQVPGIYIPSLYAVEYHGTDGAIKSIEPIASQIPPVIQKQTYRGNVLSASTVVTENAAWENIFMVEVVRSCPEMCRFCLASYLTLPFRTASISDSLIPAIEQGLQVTNRLGLLGASVTQHPEFSDLLDYINQPKYDDVRLSIASVRTNTVTEKLASTLAQRDTKSLTIAVESGSEKIRKIINKKLDTQEIIQAGINAKSGGLSGLKLYGMVGIPGEEMEDLEATVAMLRNMKKAAPGLRLTFGCSTFVPKSHTPFQWLGVNKQAEKRLQFLQKQLKPQGIDYRPESYNWSIIQALISRGDRRLSQLLEITRNYGDSLGSYKRAFKELKGKIPDLDFYVFSNWSTEQILPWHHLHGPLPQSTLLKHLAEAQSHGDLGF, from the coding sequence GTGACATCATCTGTATTTGCTGCGGAACGAATTTTATTTACCCCAACAACTCCTGAACCTGACGCAATTCCCCTAATTTTTGCCTTCCCGAATGAATATAGTGTGGGGATTACCAGTTTAGGCTATCAGATTGTTTGGGCAACTTTCGCACTTCGGGATGATGTGCAAGTCAGTCGGTTATTTACGGATATTCATGAACAATTACCCCGACACCCTGAAATTGTTGGTTTTTCTGTGTCTTGGGAATTAGATTATGTGAATATTCTCAATTTGCTGGAGTTCTTAAATATTCCTTTGAGAAGTCAGGAACGTAGTCAACACCATCCCATTATATTTGGTGGTGGTCCTGTTCTCACAGCTAATCCTGAACCCTTTGCAGATTTTTTTGATGTTATCTTATTAGGAGATGGAGAAAATTTACTCAGTGAATTTATCACCAGATTCCAAGAAGTTAGAGGAGCAGAAAGACAGACAAAATTACAAGCTTTAGCTCAGGTTCCAGGTATTTATATTCCCAGTTTGTACGCAGTGGAATATCATGGTACAGATGGAGCAATTAAATCGATAGAACCGATTGCTAGTCAAATTCCCCCAGTGATTCAAAAGCAAACCTATCGGGGAAATGTCCTCTCTGCTTCCACTGTGGTGACAGAAAATGCAGCTTGGGAAAATATTTTCATGGTGGAAGTGGTACGTAGCTGCCCAGAAATGTGTCGCTTTTGTTTAGCTAGCTACTTAACTTTACCCTTCCGCACAGCAAGTATTTCAGATTCCTTAATTCCTGCTATTGAGCAAGGTTTACAAGTTACAAATAGATTGGGTTTATTGGGTGCTTCGGTGACTCAACATCCGGAATTTTCAGATTTATTAGATTATATTAATCAGCCAAAATATGATGATGTCCGTTTAAGTATTGCTTCGGTGAGAACGAATACTGTCACGGAGAAATTAGCGTCTACCTTAGCTCAAAGAGATACCAAATCTTTAACGATCGCCGTCGAAAGCGGTTCGGAGAAAATTAGAAAAATTATTAATAAAAAGCTAGACACCCAGGAGATTATCCAAGCAGGAATTAATGCTAAATCTGGTGGTTTGTCAGGGTTAAAACTCTATGGGATGGTGGGGATTCCAGGGGAAGAAATGGAAGATTTAGAAGCGACGGTGGCAATGTTACGCAACATGAAAAAAGCTGCTCCCGGATTACGCTTAACCTTTGGTTGTAGTACTTTTGTCCCCAAGTCTCATACCCCATTTCAGTGGTTGGGGGTGAATAAACAGGCAGAAAAACGTTTACAATTTCTCCAGAAGCAACTTAAACCCCAAGGTATAGATTATCGTCCAGAAAGTTATAATTGGTCAATTATTCAAGCTTTAATATCTAGGGGCGATCGCCGTCTTTCCCAACTCCTAGAAATTACCCGTAACTATGGCGATTCCCTTGGTAGCTACAAACGCGCGTTTAAGGAATTAAAAGGCAAAATTCCCGACTTAGATTTCTATGTTTTTAGCAACTGGTCAACGGAACAAATATTACCTTGGCATCATTTGCATGGACCCCTACCCCAGTCTACACTACTAAAGCACCTAGCTGAAGCACAAAGTCATGGAGATTTGGGATTTTAG
- a CDS encoding CPXCG motif-containing cysteine-rich protein, translating into MQTTAEFYCAYCGETNLTFIDITGGYQQSYVEDCQVCCRPNILYIRIDEDTLDVEIDTEYEG; encoded by the coding sequence ATGCAAACGACAGCAGAATTTTACTGTGCTTACTGTGGAGAAACAAATTTAACTTTTATTGATATCACTGGTGGATACCAGCAATCCTATGTAGAAGACTGTCAAGTTTGTTGTCGTCCGAATATTCTCTACATCCGTATTGATGAGGACACACTAGACGTAGAAATTGACACCGAGTACGAAGGTTGA
- a CDS encoding SRPBCC family protein produces the protein MLHFKYSSVINAPVEVVWKFHERMDVLQLLTPPWQPVQVLRREGGLHIGAITEFRLFLGPLPLRWLARHTEYEEYKLFTDEQISGPFDSWVHHHIFTPENGKTRLTDDISLGIPGGETSEFIGGWLVQLQLEAMFRYRHQVTQRECEKLAIR, from the coding sequence ATGCTGCACTTCAAATACTCCTCTGTAATTAATGCACCAGTAGAGGTAGTTTGGAAATTTCACGAAAGAATGGACGTTCTCCAACTACTTACCCCTCCTTGGCAACCTGTACAAGTTCTCCGTCGAGAAGGGGGACTACATATCGGTGCAATTACGGAATTTCGTTTATTCTTAGGACCTCTTCCTTTACGCTGGTTAGCTCGTCACACGGAATACGAAGAGTATAAATTGTTCACAGATGAGCAAATATCAGGACCCTTTGATTCTTGGGTACATCATCATATATTTACTCCGGAAAATGGCAAAACTCGTTTAACTGATGACATTTCCCTGGGGATTCCTGGGGGAGAAACCAGTGAATTTATCGGTGGATGGTTAGTGCAACTTCAACTTGAAGCAATGTTTCGTTATCGTCATCAAGTGACGCAACGGGAGTGTGAAAAGTTAGCTATTCGGTGA
- a CDS encoding peptidoglycan-binding protein, with the protein MTTTIKCPITKPVLQVGSKGQSVREMQQILNQRLAEFDVIALSPLQIKVDGDFGILTQNAVKYLQCLAYLTVDGVVGVKTWTFLCDGTSSLPVLRVKSTGNIVKLVQQALKEGAYYTGTVDGVFGAITEKAVKEFQVNRSLVADGIIGRKTWDALIKLDVHSFSCHTSIYPGC; encoded by the coding sequence ATGACTACAACTATTAAATGTCCCATCACCAAGCCAGTTTTACAAGTTGGTTCTAAAGGTCAAAGTGTTAGAGAAATGCAACAAATTCTCAATCAAAGACTCGCAGAATTTGATGTGATTGCCCTATCTCCTTTACAAATTAAAGTAGATGGTGACTTTGGTATTCTCACCCAAAATGCTGTTAAATATTTGCAATGTCTTGCTTACTTAACAGTTGATGGTGTGGTGGGAGTGAAAACTTGGACATTCCTGTGTGATGGTACTAGTAGCTTACCTGTTTTACGTGTGAAAAGTACCGGAAATATTGTCAAATTAGTACAGCAAGCTTTAAAAGAAGGTGCATACTATACAGGTACTGTTGATGGTGTATTTGGTGCTATCACCGAGAAAGCTGTGAAAGAATTTCAAGTCAACCGCTCTTTAGTTGCTGATGGTATCATTGGACGGAAAACTTGGGATGCATTAATTAAATTAGATGTGCATTCTTTCAGTTGCCACACAAGCATTTATCCTGGTTGTTAA
- a CDS encoding carbohydrate kinase — protein sequence MINPRVLCLGEILFDCLADQLGRSLADVESWTPYPGGAPANVACALVKLGTPAGFVGAVGVDGAGKELVQVLQEVGVDTTGIQRHPTAPTRQVYVVRSLDGDRTFAGFGSHDTAEFADTHLQAKLLPQKLFQEADFLVLGTLELAYADSAAAIHHALDFAEHFDLKVLLDVNWRSVFWKNPEIAPATIRKLFQYVDFIKLAKEEAEWLFDTSDPGAITYRLDTVEGVVVTDGENGCTYCLGENEGKIPAFNVPVVDTTGAGDSFVAGLIHQLLTHGIPSLTDGEKVKSIVTYASAVGALTTMKAGAIAAQPTATEVDTFLQEQKL from the coding sequence ATGATTAATCCCCGTGTTTTGTGCCTGGGTGAAATTCTCTTTGATTGTTTGGCTGATCAATTAGGGCGCAGTCTTGCGGATGTTGAGTCGTGGACTCCCTACCCAGGGGGAGCGCCAGCTAACGTTGCCTGTGCTTTAGTCAAGTTGGGTACACCTGCGGGTTTTGTGGGTGCTGTGGGTGTGGATGGAGCGGGAAAGGAACTGGTGCAGGTGTTGCAAGAGGTGGGTGTAGATACAACTGGTATCCAACGTCATCCCACTGCACCGACACGACAAGTTTATGTGGTACGTTCCTTGGATGGCGATCGCACCTTTGCTGGTTTTGGGAGCCATGACACAGCTGAGTTTGCTGATACCCATCTGCAAGCTAAGTTATTACCACAAAAATTATTTCAAGAGGCTGATTTTTTAGTTTTGGGAACTCTGGAATTAGCCTATGCTGATAGTGCGGCTGCTATTCACCATGCTTTAGACTTTGCCGAACATTTTGATTTGAAAGTATTGCTTGATGTGAATTGGCGTTCAGTATTTTGGAAGAATCCAGAGATTGCTCCAGCAACTATTCGTAAATTATTCCAGTACGTTGATTTTATTAAATTGGCGAAGGAAGAAGCAGAATGGTTATTTGATACTTCCGACCCTGGAGCAATTACTTATCGTCTGGATACGGTGGAGGGGGTAGTAGTTACAGATGGGGAAAATGGTTGTACCTATTGTTTGGGGGAAAATGAGGGAAAAATTCCTGCTTTTAATGTTCCCGTAGTCGATACGACGGGTGCAGGAGATAGTTTTGTTGCAGGTTTAATTCACCAATTGCTCACCCATGGAATTCCCAGTTTGACTGATGGGGAAAAAGTCAAAAGTATTGTCACCTATGCTAGTGCTGTAGGAGCATTAACAACAATGAAAGCAGGGGCGATCGCTGCTCAACCCACTGCTACAGAAGTAGATACTTTTCTTCAGGAACAAAAATTATAG
- a CDS encoding helix-turn-helix transcriptional regulator encodes MAGGESQTPVSLSDRELQIIDLVAAGLTNQEIAGKLEISKRTVDNHISNILTKTGTDNRVALVRWALQWGKVCLNDVNCCSLPNPNESSIS; translated from the coding sequence ATGGCTGGTGGCGAGTCACAGACCCCCGTTAGTCTGTCCGACAGAGAGCTGCAAATTATTGACTTAGTGGCTGCTGGCTTAACTAACCAAGAGATTGCAGGGAAACTGGAAATTAGCAAGCGCACAGTTGATAACCATATCAGCAACATTCTCACCAAAACAGGTACAGATAACCGTGTGGCGCTTGTTCGTTGGGCTTTGCAATGGGGCAAAGTCTGCTTAAATGATGTTAACTGCTGTTCTCTACCCAATCCTAACGAGTCCAGCATCAGCTAA
- a CDS encoding DUF6391 domain-containing protein, producing the protein MYTSAANPNSDRPNLFNFDFPAPQPTLDADILKQLPFIPGLKEILMLRQVHALEHGTVWVLSQGQTPQHFPNTPHQRSFQVDNEQLGGLSTDEGFFLYGDVNTTILRRAVTVALHRLTSGEWDLAVHPRCGTNLSVTMFLTASFAVGMHLLLPRGPIEQLIGLGVAATTAAEIAPTVGTLAQRYLTTAIPFNLQIENIAPAKDMWGKEAHFVKVGWRQE; encoded by the coding sequence ATGTATACTTCTGCTGCTAATCCTAACAGCGATCGCCCTAATTTATTTAACTTTGATTTCCCAGCACCTCAACCTACCCTAGATGCTGACATCCTTAAACAACTGCCATTTATTCCCGGATTAAAAGAAATCTTAATGTTGCGCCAGGTTCACGCCCTGGAGCATGGCACAGTGTGGGTTCTGAGCCAGGGACAAACACCTCAACATTTTCCTAATACTCCTCACCAGAGAAGCTTTCAAGTCGATAATGAACAACTTGGAGGTTTATCCACAGATGAAGGATTCTTTCTCTACGGAGATGTGAATACTACTATCCTCCGTCGCGCTGTGACTGTTGCCCTACATCGTTTAACCAGTGGTGAATGGGATTTAGCCGTACACCCCCGATGTGGCACAAATCTTTCCGTGACTATGTTCCTGACTGCCAGTTTTGCCGTGGGTATGCATCTATTGTTACCACGAGGTCCCATAGAACAATTAATCGGTTTAGGAGTAGCAGCCACAACTGCGGCAGAAATTGCCCCGACTGTGGGAACATTGGCTCAACGTTATTTAACCACTGCCATCCCCTTCAACTTGCAAATAGAAAATATTGCCCCAGCTAAAGATATGTGGGGTAAGGAAGCACATTTTGTCAAGGTAGGTTGGCGACAAGAGTGA
- a CDS encoding type II CAAX endopeptidase family protein, with translation MRKYPIAWFYILAFGISWLGMISVVLVSRGIAPVYRPYFLVLSIFYAIGPALAAVIVSQIAYGKTGVWDLLKGLIRWRVGAIWYIIAILGSVVPILAAQLITKLLGLSVTIALPPVELSPYVIFAGAVNFLANTCEEIGWRGFALPHLQKRHNALYATLIVGMLWSLWHLPLIFLAGPMSEYPFLWFISIAADAFIYTWIYNSTKGSILPVALLHGSGNIVVAFITGVSPIAYALVNCVVAIILIAVLGRANLSRREKICAG, from the coding sequence ATGAGAAAATATCCCATTGCTTGGTTCTATATCTTAGCCTTTGGTATTTCATGGCTTGGCATGATATCAGTCGTCTTAGTTTCGCGAGGCATTGCCCCGGTTTACCGTCCTTACTTCCTAGTTCTTTCTATCTTTTATGCCATTGGTCCAGCACTTGCGGCTGTGATTGTGTCACAGATAGCGTATGGCAAGACAGGAGTTTGGGATTTGCTCAAGGGACTGATCCGATGGCGAGTTGGAGCAATCTGGTACATTATAGCGATACTAGGGTCTGTGGTTCCCATCCTGGCGGCGCAACTCATCACGAAATTACTGGGCTTGTCCGTCACTATCGCACTGCCACCAGTCGAACTATCTCCCTATGTTATTTTCGCTGGTGCAGTAAATTTCCTTGCCAATACGTGCGAAGAAATTGGGTGGCGAGGCTTTGCATTACCACACTTGCAGAAACGGCATAATGCTTTGTATGCCACGTTAATTGTGGGGATGTTGTGGAGTTTATGGCATTTGCCGCTTATCTTTTTGGCGGGACCGATGTCTGAATACCCTTTCCTCTGGTTCATTAGCATCGCAGCAGATGCTTTTATCTACACCTGGATCTATAACAGTACGAAAGGCAGTATTTTGCCAGTGGCGCTTTTGCATGGTTCAGGGAACATAGTTGTAGCATTTATAACTGGCGTGTCTCCTATCGCTTACGCTCTCGTGAATTGCGTTGTGGCGATCATCCTGATAGCAGTGCTTGGAAGAGCCAATCTCTCTCGTCGAGAAAAAATTTGCGCTGGCTAA
- a CDS encoding DUF6544 family protein yields the protein MMTKQISLDALWDSATSQDRIFHLDNFTHLPEAARRYLEHAIAPGTQLASAVRLWMHGEMKLGKHWHSFKAEEVIFRDRGMIWQATTEMNGLPILGEDRIVDGVGNASWNTIQRGGEDITRSCVGRVQAESVWLPSVLCNPDIIWTELGASQVQATFTALGEPAKITLTVSSQGVLEQIKVDRWGSLEGEAFHYSDFGGIVEDSGTFDGYTIPTRLRIGWFFGSERFESEGESFHCTIDNAIYR from the coding sequence ATGATGACCAAACAAATTTCTCTTGATGCGCTATGGGATTCAGCCACATCTCAGGATCGTATATTCCATTTAGATAACTTCACTCACCTGCCAGAAGCCGCCAGACGATATCTTGAACACGCGATCGCGCCTGGAACACAACTCGCCTCTGCGGTTCGACTGTGGATGCATGGAGAAATGAAACTCGGAAAACATTGGCATTCATTTAAAGCAGAAGAAGTGATTTTCAGGGATCGAGGCATGATTTGGCAGGCGACGACTGAGATGAATGGCTTACCGATTTTGGGAGAGGATCGCATCGTGGATGGCGTTGGAAATGCTTCGTGGAATACCATACAGAGAGGCGGAGAGGATATCACTCGATCATGTGTGGGACGAGTTCAGGCCGAGTCGGTCTGGCTACCATCTGTTCTTTGTAACCCTGACATCATCTGGACGGAGTTAGGCGCTTCCCAAGTTCAGGCAACCTTCACAGCACTCGGAGAACCGGCCAAGATTACCCTGACGGTTTCTAGTCAGGGAGTCCTGGAGCAGATCAAAGTCGATCGCTGGGGCAGCCTAGAAGGTGAAGCGTTTCACTATTCCGATTTTGGTGGCATAGTCGAGGATAGTGGCACCTTCGACGGCTACACGATCCCGACTCGTCTTCGCATTGGCTGGTTCTTCGGTAGTGAACGATTTGAGTCAGAAGGAGAATCCTTTCACTGCACGATTGATAATGCAATCTATCGATAA
- a CDS encoding RNA polymerase sigma factor gives MLQTVLGLNAAQIASAFLVAPATMSQRLVRAKAKIRDAGIAFAVPEAEELPTRLAAVLEAIYAAYTNAWEMIDGGDPRHQGLAEEAIWLVRLCIQLMPQEPEARGLLALMLYCEARRDARRVHGAYIPLLQQDTQLWSQPMINEAERELAQAATCNQLGRFQLEAAIQSLHAQRAVTQQVNWETLALLYEGLIQLSPTLGAFVSHAAAIAQAKGLNQGLARLDALPTETVKNYQPYWALKADLLKQLGYKSEAQQAYSRAIGLTEGLAIREFLLDQSSRLGE, from the coding sequence ATGTTGCAAACGGTGCTGGGTCTGAATGCGGCACAAATTGCTTCTGCGTTTTTGGTTGCACCTGCCACTATGAGCCAACGCCTAGTCAGGGCAAAGGCAAAGATTCGGGATGCCGGGATCGCTTTTGCAGTGCCAGAAGCGGAAGAATTGCCGACCCGATTGGCGGCTGTGTTAGAAGCGATTTACGCCGCCTATACCAATGCTTGGGAAATGATAGATGGCGGCGATCCTCGGCATCAAGGATTAGCGGAAGAAGCGATTTGGTTAGTTCGTTTGTGTATTCAGTTAATGCCTCAAGAGCCGGAAGCACGGGGATTGCTTGCCCTCATGCTGTATTGCGAAGCCCGACGCGATGCTCGTCGCGTCCACGGTGCTTACATCCCCCTATTGCAGCAAGATACGCAGCTTTGGTCACAGCCAATGATCAATGAAGCAGAACGCGAACTCGCTCAGGCGGCTACTTGTAACCAACTGGGACGATTTCAGCTTGAAGCTGCGATTCAATCGCTCCATGCCCAACGCGCCGTCACCCAACAGGTTAATTGGGAAACACTGGCATTGTTATACGAAGGATTGATTCAGCTTTCACCTACGCTCGGTGCATTCGTGAGTCATGCTGCGGCGATCGCTCAAGCTAAAGGATTAAACCAGGGTTTAGCGCGGCTCGATGCATTGCCGACCGAAACTGTAAAGAACTACCAACCCTATTGGGCACTGAAGGCTGATTTATTGAAGCAACTAGGGTACAAATCTGAAGCTCAGCAAGCTTACTCACGGGCGATCGGCTTAACTGAAGGTCTTGCCATTCGTGAGTTTCTTCTCGATCAGTCTTCTCGATTAGGTGAATAG
- a CDS encoding glutathione S-transferase family protein — MKFYYFPPSPNTRKVHAVAIHLGLPLELRLVDLQQGEQRTPEFIQLNPTGRTPVLRDGEFVLWESTAIMQYLASQVANTLWPEAPQIRADIMRWQSWQLAHWHQVCQPLQYENFVKPLLQLGEPDLQVVQSATERFHAEAIALNQHLAERKFLVNDTLTLADFSVASDLTYAVPGRFPLEDYPHIRTWYSRIEQLPAWQQTAPRG; from the coding sequence ATGAAATTTTACTACTTTCCCCCCTCTCCTAATACTCGCAAAGTTCACGCTGTGGCGATTCATCTGGGACTACCCCTTGAACTGCGATTAGTGGATTTGCAGCAAGGGGAACAACGCACACCAGAGTTTATCCAGCTAAATCCAACAGGACGCACGCCAGTTTTACGAGATGGCGAGTTTGTTTTGTGGGAGTCAACTGCGATTATGCAATATTTGGCAAGTCAGGTTGCCAATACTCTCTGGCCAGAAGCTCCACAGATTCGAGCAGACATTATGCGCTGGCAAAGTTGGCAGCTTGCCCACTGGCATCAAGTCTGTCAGCCGTTGCAATACGAGAACTTCGTCAAGCCTCTTTTGCAATTGGGAGAGCCTGATCTGCAAGTCGTGCAATCGGCAACTGAACGCTTTCATGCAGAAGCGATCGCCCTGAATCAGCACCTAGCAGAGCGTAAATTCTTAGTCAATGACACCTTGACATTGGCTGACTTCTCCGTTGCCAGTGACTTAACCTATGCGGTGCCTGGGCGATTCCCCCTGGAAGACTATCCTCATATTCGCACTTGGTATAGTCGGATTGAGCAATTACCCGCTTGGCAACAAACAGCACCGAGAGGTTAA
- a CDS encoding YciI family protein, with protein MKYAILVYETEQDFANREMHMPAYNAYSQALAEAGVMAGGAALHPSHTGTTIRLQNGQRKVQDGPYADTKEQLGGFFIIDVPDLDAALDWAARCPAASNCAVEVRPLLPMNQE; from the coding sequence ATGAAATACGCGATTCTGGTTTACGAGACTGAGCAAGATTTTGCTAACCGCGAAATGCATATGCCTGCATACAACGCCTACTCACAAGCTCTCGCTGAAGCGGGAGTGATGGCGGGTGGTGCGGCACTTCACCCCAGTCATACAGGCACCACCATTCGCCTACAAAACGGACAACGGAAGGTGCAAGATGGCCCCTATGCCGATACCAAAGAGCAACTGGGCGGCTTTTTTATCATCGATGTCCCAGATCTAGATGCGGCTCTAGATTGGGCGGCTCGTTGTCCTGCCGCGAGTAATTGCGCCGTTGAAGTCCGTCCTTTGCTACCCATGAACCAGGAATAG
- a CDS encoding FHA domain-containing protein, with translation MAANRCPNSQCELFNRVLPNNIKDCPMCGTALGNAVAVSPRLPVIPKPQVVEPSPVIPTPQVVEPSPVIPTPQVVKPPQYTKLNPTSSQSHHQTVLPVEPIVVSQRPTLKLHHTSGKEIAFCGDEGNLGRRSPKNQVIPEIDLTGIAHEGIISRVHARIYWDYNQNAYILIDQSRNGTYLNGIPLSTGLPYRLNDGDYLQLGQDSLVCFYIAVTE, from the coding sequence ATGGCTGCAAATCGTTGCCCTAATTCCCAATGTGAGTTATTTAATCGTGTTTTACCTAACAATATCAAGGATTGTCCCATGTGTGGCACAGCTTTGGGTAATGCTGTAGCTGTCTCTCCCCGTCTCCCAGTCATCCCAAAACCCCAGGTAGTTGAACCATCCCCAGTCATCCCCACACCCCAGGTAGTTGAACCATCCCCAGTCATCCCAACACCCCAGGTAGTCAAACCACCTCAATATACAAAACTCAATCCGACTAGTTCTCAATCACATCATCAAACTGTTCTACCTGTAGAACCCATAGTAGTATCCCAGCGTCCCACTTTGAAGTTACACCACACCTCTGGCAAGGAAATTGCATTTTGTGGTGATGAGGGAAATTTGGGTAGGCGATCGCCAAAAAACCAAGTCATCCCAGAAATCGACCTCACAGGTATTGCCCACGAAGGTATAATTTCTCGTGTTCATGCCCGTATTTATTGGGACTATAATCAAAATGCCTATATTCTCATTGACCAAAGCCGCAACGGAACTTATTTAAATGGCATTCCCCTCTCTACAGGATTGCCCTACCGTCTCAACGATGGAGATTACTTGCAGCTAGGTCAAGATAGTCTAGTTTGTTTTTATATTGCGGTCACGGAGTAA
- a CDS encoding FHA domain-containing protein gives MKIKVLNSQTLGQVQEVDLALTIKINGECLIGRSPNSGLVLNSPDVSRLHGKFIWQEGNYYFCDLGSRNGSIVNGRLSGTNQIHILNGGDVIRIGDFVLIAEAIIPVEEFTETAYINPQSTVFSHTRENPVPETTNQQPEVLKNAPETYIQPEEINKSTEKHTFIQFPDDYSLASENANSSAEIAAIFNLANDTPGENTYIQPHDIIASNSPESTYIQPSEPLIVSDELINQGNNYGQEFIDSPVFIDTPQLRDFSNISAPENVRELAEKNNFIEEQNYASAVPDSTPDDSLINSIYPVEANTESGVTIKLNSKVREIIADKYIIFIAHDGKQRELTEFVRKNQEFFSLCRTITTPNLSEVLSQESKFSVSQKLPATNAGGYQIAAAMVANDEVLGVIFLRDVRQIQSGHANEEAFLKVCNVNQVLLATNVPSAVAIVNYIIGGMGYS, from the coding sequence ATGAAAATCAAAGTTCTAAATTCACAAACACTAGGGCAAGTTCAGGAAGTTGACCTAGCTTTAACAATCAAGATAAACGGGGAATGTTTAATTGGGCGATCGCCTAATTCCGGACTGGTGTTAAACAGTCCCGATGTCAGTCGATTACATGGCAAATTTATCTGGCAAGAGGGGAATTATTACTTTTGTGACTTAGGTAGCAGAAATGGTTCCATTGTCAACGGCAGACTTTCGGGAACCAATCAAATCCATATCCTGAATGGTGGAGATGTAATTCGTATTGGTGATTTTGTCTTAATCGCGGAAGCGATAATCCCAGTGGAAGAGTTCACAGAAACTGCTTACATTAATCCTCAGTCTACTGTTTTCTCTCATACCAGGGAAAATCCTGTTCCAGAAACCACCAATCAACAACCCGAAGTCTTGAAAAATGCACCAGAAACCTATATTCAACCAGAAGAAATTAATAAATCTACAGAAAAACATACTTTCATTCAATTTCCAGATGATTACTCCCTAGCAAGTGAAAATGCTAACTCTTCAGCAGAAATTGCCGCAATTTTCAACCTTGCAAATGATACTCCTGGAGAAAATACCTATATTCAACCCCATGATATTATTGCATCCAATTCTCCAGAATCAACTTATATTCAACCCTCAGAACCGTTAATTGTCTCCGATGAACTCATAAATCAAGGAAATAACTATGGACAAGAATTTATCGATAGTCCCGTTTTTATAGACACGCCTCAACTCAGAGACTTTTCTAATATTTCTGCACCGGAAAATGTTCGTGAATTAGCAGAAAAAAATAATTTTATTGAGGAGCAAAATTATGCTTCCGCAGTACCTGATTCTACTCCTGATGATTCCTTGATTAATTCGATTTACCCCGTTGAAGCTAATACAGAATCGGGAGTTACGATTAAGCTAAATAGTAAAGTCAGAGAAATTATTGCAGACAAGTATATAATTTTCATTGCCCATGACGGGAAGCAACGGGAACTCACCGAATTTGTCCGTAAAAATCAAGAGTTTTTCTCTCTTTGTAGAACAATTACCACTCCTAATTTGAGTGAGGTTTTATCCCAAGAAAGTAAATTTTCGGTTAGCCAAAAATTACCCGCAACAAACGCGGGAGGATACCAAATTGCAGCAGCAATGGTTGCCAATGATGAGGTTTTAGGGGTGATTTTTCTCCGAGATGTTAGACAAATACAGTCTGGACACGCTAATGAGGAAGCATTCCTGAAGGTATGTAACGTGAATCAGGTTTTATTAGCGACTAATGTACCCTCAGCAGTGGCAATTGTCAATTATATTATTGGCGGCATGGGATATAGTTGA